In Deltaproteobacteria bacterium HGW-Deltaproteobacteria-18, a single genomic region encodes these proteins:
- a CDS encoding histidine kinase, whose translation MDRAGKKVTGGPVRLQMNIFAGFPKRKRTTPWLAVGFVTILGLAVAIFAAGNLQRTRAHMIANYLDHADALFWALEAGTRIGMGMHGGPGYFQSLVEETSKQHGIVYLAVTDERGTILAHNDPARIGSVLHPQGARSEISPEEGRKGRFLTTDDGHEVFEVYKKFSPLPGIHPSMWCGPMAGFGRNGGGIGKKEEEPAVIFLGQDARPLEEAMTNEIRTSAMIGTLTVLIGAGGVAGLFWAERYRRSRRLLQDTQAFASEVVTCLPLGLLTTDTDGRVVLANAAASSLIGKPIAEIEGMPVSGLGSFDWVGLTGELEEAEELLEREDMLTASGGRRIPVGIAASRIVNSDGRFLGHLFLLRDLGELRRLQDQVRRNERLSALGSLAAGVAHEIRNPLSSIKGFATYLVGKVQGQDREAAQAMVQEADRLNRVVSELLEFARPGELRLRDEDLGAVVERALRLANADVASKGIAVDFRRDVTLPTITLDPERMTQALLNLFLNSVQAMEQGGALLISVCPDHEAGIVSLRIEDTGHGMPPDVLGDIFNPYFTTKPSGTGLGLAIVHRIVEGHGAVIKVESAVGRGAAFTIEFPMSGRPA comes from the coding sequence ATGGACAGAGCGGGTAAAAAAGTTACAGGTGGTCCTGTGAGGTTACAGATGAACATATTTGCAGGCTTTCCGAAGCGAAAGCGTACAACTCCCTGGCTGGCTGTGGGCTTCGTGACCATCCTGGGGCTTGCAGTCGCGATATTCGCTGCGGGGAATCTCCAGCGCACCAGAGCGCACATGATTGCGAACTATCTCGATCACGCAGACGCCTTGTTCTGGGCGCTGGAGGCCGGAACGCGGATAGGAATGGGCATGCATGGGGGGCCGGGCTATTTCCAGTCCCTGGTGGAAGAGACGTCCAAACAGCACGGGATCGTCTATCTGGCGGTGACCGACGAGCGCGGGACGATTCTGGCCCACAACGATCCGGCACGCATCGGGTCCGTGCTCCATCCGCAGGGTGCCCGATCCGAAATCTCTCCCGAAGAAGGGCGCAAGGGCCGTTTCCTGACAACCGACGACGGCCATGAAGTTTTCGAGGTGTACAAGAAATTTTCCCCGCTTCCTGGCATCCACCCGTCCATGTGGTGCGGACCCATGGCCGGCTTCGGTCGTAATGGAGGTGGAATTGGCAAAAAAGAGGAGGAACCGGCGGTCATCTTTCTCGGGCAGGACGCGCGCCCCCTAGAAGAGGCTATGACCAACGAAATCAGGACCAGTGCCATGATCGGGACGCTGACCGTGCTCATCGGCGCGGGCGGGGTAGCGGGGCTGTTCTGGGCCGAACGCTACCGGCGTTCCCGCCGTCTTCTGCAGGACACGCAGGCTTTCGCTTCCGAGGTTGTGACGTGTCTGCCCCTGGGGCTTCTGACCACGGATACGGACGGACGGGTCGTGCTGGCCAATGCCGCAGCGTCATCACTCATCGGGAAGCCGATCGCTGAGATTGAGGGGATGCCTGTGTCAGGTCTCGGGAGCTTTGACTGGGTCGGGTTGACGGGTGAACTCGAAGAGGCGGAAGAGTTGCTGGAACGGGAGGACATGCTTACGGCTTCGGGTGGCCGGCGCATACCCGTCGGCATCGCCGCATCGCGCATTGTCAATAGTGACGGCCGGTTCCTGGGGCACCTTTTTCTGCTGCGCGACCTCGGGGAACTGCGCCGATTGCAGGATCAGGTGCGACGCAACGAGCGCCTCTCGGCCCTTGGCAGCCTGGCGGCGGGAGTGGCGCACGAGATCAGGAATCCGCTGAGCTCGATCAAGGGGTTCGCCACCTATCTCGTCGGGAAGGTTCAGGGTCAGGACCGGGAGGCGGCGCAGGCCATGGTCCAGGAGGCGGATCGTCTCAACCGGGTGGTTTCTGAACTGCTCGAGTTCGCCCGGCCGGGCGAGTTGAGGTTGCGCGACGAGGACCTGGGCGCTGTGGTGGAGCGGGCTCTGCGCCTGGCCAATGCTGACGTCGCATCCAAGGGGATTGCGGTCGATTTCAGGCGCGACGTGACGTTGCCGACCATTACCCTGGATCCCGAGCGCATGACCCAGGCTTTGCTCAACCTCTTTCTCAATTCCGTGCAGGCAATGGAGCAGGGCGGGGCGCTGCTCATCTCGGTATGCCCGGATCATGAGGCGGGCATCGTGTCCCTGCGCATCGAAGACACTGGCCACGGCATGCCGCCCGATGTCCTCGGGGACATTTTCAATCCTTACTTCACTACCAAGCCGTCGGGCACGGGGCTTGGTCTGGCTATCGTGCACCGCATCGTCGAGGGGCATGGCGCCGTCATCAAGGTCGAGAGCGCGGTCGGCCGGGGGGCTGCCTTCACCATCGAATTTCCCATGAGCGGGAGGCCGGCATGA
- a CDS encoding two-component system response regulator (DNA-binding response regulator in two-component regulatory system with ZraS; response regulator/sigma54 interaction protein) gives MKPSKINILVVDDDPGHRGMLKTLLTDWGFRTEAESDGETAVARCREQAFDLILMDVRMAGISGIEALKEIKAYNPAIPILIMTAYSDVETAVEAIKAGAYDYLTKPLDFDDLRLTMDRALDHAALRDENRALRQTLAASFDPGGIIGQSPPMRRLMEMLATIAPSEATVMVTGESGTGKELIARAIHANSQRRKGPYIAVNCAALTETLLESELFGHEKGAFTGAERRREGRFLAADKGTIFLDEIGEMPLSMQVKLLRVIQEREIQRVGGDQTLKVDVRIVAATNRDLLAEVEARRFRQDLYYRLNVVTLNLPPLRERGEDIPLLATNFLRRFAEKNDKRIKGYTPEAMDRLLKHSWPGNVRELENAVERAVVLALGEYIGERDLPPQLSGAGGEYGRPDGGFANITLEELERLAILDAMDAAGGNKSEAARRLGITRKTLHAKMTKYGE, from the coding sequence ATGAAGCCTTCCAAGATCAACATCCTCGTTGTCGACGACGACCCAGGACACAGGGGTATGCTGAAGACCCTGCTGACGGACTGGGGCTTCCGCACGGAGGCGGAGTCCGACGGTGAAACCGCTGTCGCGCGCTGTCGGGAGCAGGCCTTCGATCTCATCCTCATGGACGTGCGCATGGCCGGAATCTCGGGCATCGAGGCCCTGAAGGAGATCAAGGCCTACAACCCGGCCATCCCCATCCTGATCATGACGGCCTATTCCGACGTGGAGACGGCGGTGGAGGCCATCAAGGCGGGCGCTTACGATTACCTGACCAAGCCTCTGGACTTCGACGATCTGCGGCTGACCATGGACCGCGCCCTGGACCACGCGGCCCTGCGCGACGAGAACAGGGCTCTGCGCCAGACCCTTGCCGCATCCTTCGACCCCGGGGGCATCATCGGCCAGAGCCCGCCCATGCGCCGGCTCATGGAGATGCTGGCCACCATCGCCCCGTCCGAGGCCACGGTCATGGTCACCGGTGAATCGGGCACGGGCAAGGAACTCATCGCCCGGGCCATCCACGCCAACAGTCAGCGCCGAAAGGGGCCCTATATCGCCGTGAACTGCGCGGCACTGACCGAGACGTTGCTCGAATCCGAGCTCTTCGGCCACGAGAAGGGCGCCTTCACAGGCGCCGAGCGCCGGCGCGAGGGCCGTTTCCTCGCTGCCGACAAGGGCACCATCTTTCTCGATGAGATAGGTGAAATGCCACTCTCCATGCAGGTCAAGCTGCTGCGCGTCATCCAGGAGCGGGAAATCCAGCGCGTGGGCGGGGACCAGACCCTCAAGGTCGACGTGCGCATCGTGGCCGCCACCAACCGTGACCTTCTGGCCGAGGTCGAGGCCCGGCGCTTTCGTCAGGATCTCTACTACCGACTGAACGTGGTCACCCTGAACCTGCCACCCCTGCGCGAGCGGGGGGAGGACATCCCGCTGCTGGCTACCAACTTCCTGCGCCGTTTTGCCGAAAAGAACGACAAGCGGATCAAGGGGTACACTCCCGAGGCCATGGACCGTCTGCTCAAGCACTCCTGGCCCGGCAATGTCCGCGAACTGGAGAACGCCGTGGAGCGGGCAGTGGTTTTGGCGCTGGGGGAATACATCGGCGAAAGGGACCTGCCCCCGCAACTGTCTGGAGCAGGGGGCGAATACGGGCGTCCGGACGGCGGATTCGCCAACATTACGCTTGAGGAACTGGAGCGGTTGGCCATCCTCGACGCCATGGACGCAGCCGGCGGGAATAAGAGCGAGGCAGCCAGGCGGCTTGGCATCACGCGCAAGACGCTGCACGCAAAGATGACCAAGTATGGAGAGTGA
- a CDS encoding iron ABC transporter ATP-binding protein, translating to MTTFLSVEALSKSYGSSPVVDNISFSLDRGEIGCLLGPSGCGKTTLLRSIAGFENIESGSIVLDGEIVSGQRFVPAERRRIGMVFQDYALFPHLTVARNVAFGLSGLNAAQIARTVDSLLETVGLTNAGSKYPHELSGGQQQRVALARALAPEPRLLLMDEPFSNLDVSLRESLSMEVRSILKERGTTALLVTHNQQEAYAMADRIGVIACGTMHQWDTPLAVYHRPASTEVAGFVGEGSLIVGKVSGNILSCALGEFSSESLTNVSAIKVLVRPEDILPDEASPFQAQVVGRTFRGSSILYSLRLETGEVVLAQIPSHHDHSIGHKIGIRTDLKHLVVFPGSATLQAQECVLE from the coding sequence ATGACGACTTTCCTGAGCGTGGAAGCGCTGTCCAAGAGCTATGGTTCCAGTCCGGTGGTCGACAACATCTCGTTTTCCCTGGATCGCGGGGAGATCGGATGCCTGCTTGGCCCCAGCGGATGCGGCAAAACGACTCTGCTTCGCAGCATCGCGGGATTTGAGAACATCGAGTCCGGCAGCATTGTCCTTGATGGCGAGATTGTCTCCGGACAGCGCTTCGTGCCCGCGGAACGCCGTCGCATCGGCATGGTATTCCAGGATTACGCCCTGTTTCCACACCTAACTGTGGCGCGAAACGTGGCCTTCGGACTGTCAGGTTTGAACGCCGCGCAAATAGCCCGAACCGTCGATTCCCTGCTGGAAACCGTAGGACTGACCAACGCGGGCTCAAAATACCCCCACGAACTCTCCGGAGGCCAGCAGCAGCGAGTCGCCCTGGCCCGCGCCCTCGCCCCCGAGCCCCGACTGCTGCTCATGGACGAACCATTCTCGAATCTCGATGTGTCCCTGCGGGAATCCCTGTCCATGGAAGTCCGCTCCATCCTCAAAGAACGGGGAACAACGGCCCTGCTGGTCACGCACAACCAGCAAGAGGCCTACGCCATGGCGGACAGGATCGGCGTCATCGCGTGCGGCACAATGCACCAGTGGGACACGCCCCTCGCTGTTTACCATCGCCCTGCGTCCACGGAGGTCGCAGGCTTCGTTGGCGAGGGTTCCCTCATCGTCGGAAAGGTCTCCGGCAACATCCTGTCCTGCGCTCTGGGAGAGTTCTCATCCGAGAGCTTAACCAATGTCTCCGCCATCAAGGTTCTCGTGCGCCCGGAAGACATTCTGCCTGATGAAGCCAGTCCCTTTCAGGCGCAGGTAGTCGGACGGACGTTCCGTGGCTCAAGTATTTTATATTCGCTGCGATTGGAAACGGGGGAAGTGGTTCTTGCTCAGATTCCGAGCCATCATGATCATTCGATCGGGCACAAGATTGGCATTCGCACCGATTTAAAACATCTGGTGGTGTTCCCGGGCTCTGCAACACTCCAGGCTCAGGAGTGCGTGCTGGAATAG
- a CDS encoding ABC transporter permease — MSTKAGGLSLRLRTFRMHSPGTLLAASVCAAMAVTPVAVLLYSFLTPEQDIWRHLAEHVLPGLVGNTIALLALVIPMTAFLGVGLGWLTTVCDYPGRKFFSWALTLPLAVPPYVYAFVYLGLLDFAGPVQTTIRQVFPGVGFVDIRNVFGVAAILSMAFYPYVYLLCRSAFLTQGRTAMEAARTLGLSPSKAFFRVAIPMARPWIAAGVTLVCMETLADFGAVSIFNYDTFTTAIYKAWFGLFSLKAASQLSAVLVAFVLVMLALEQRFRARLRFTEAGRSGTPALHLRLTGAGKWLAFALSSLIFVFAFAVPCLQLLLWAWKAAGPNTARYLQLGKDTLILGLMTAVATSAVSLLLAYARRSNPGTGWIIRIATLGYAMPGTILAVGIFIPAAFIDNTMLDFIASATGVPMSPFIQGSLALLVIAYTVRFLAAGFGSVDSAMQRITPSVVEAARTMGCHGAALVRRVHLPMTRTGILTAAVLVLIDVMKELPVTLMMRPFGWDTLAVKIYEFTSEGEWKMAATPALVLIAAGLVPIMLLTGKTETRNKS, encoded by the coding sequence ATGAGTACGAAGGCGGGGGGACTCTCCCTCCGCCTCCGCACCTTCCGCATGCACTCTCCCGGCACGCTCCTGGCTGCATCCGTGTGCGCGGCCATGGCCGTAACCCCGGTCGCGGTTCTCCTGTATTCCTTCCTGACCCCGGAACAGGACATATGGCGGCACCTGGCCGAACATGTCCTGCCCGGTCTCGTGGGAAACACCATCGCCCTGCTGGCTCTGGTCATCCCCATGACCGCATTCCTAGGCGTCGGCCTTGGGTGGCTCACTACCGTTTGCGACTACCCGGGCAGAAAATTCTTCTCTTGGGCATTGACGCTTCCCCTTGCAGTGCCGCCGTATGTTTACGCCTTCGTGTATCTTGGCCTGCTCGACTTCGCCGGCCCCGTGCAGACGACGATCAGACAGGTTTTCCCCGGCGTGGGCTTCGTGGACATCCGCAATGTCTTCGGGGTGGCAGCCATCCTCTCGATGGCTTTTTATCCTTACGTTTACCTGCTTTGCCGTAGCGCTTTTCTGACCCAGGGCAGAACAGCGATGGAAGCGGCCAGGACACTCGGCCTCTCTCCGTCAAAAGCATTTTTCCGGGTGGCCATCCCCATGGCCCGGCCCTGGATCGCGGCCGGCGTGACGCTCGTCTGCATGGAAACCCTGGCCGATTTCGGGGCAGTTTCAATCTTCAACTACGACACCTTCACCACTGCGATCTACAAGGCTTGGTTCGGCCTGTTTTCACTCAAGGCCGCTTCCCAGCTCTCCGCAGTGCTCGTTGCCTTCGTCCTTGTCATGCTGGCCTTGGAACAACGTTTCCGAGCCCGACTCCGCTTTACCGAAGCCGGAAGGTCGGGCACGCCTGCGCTGCACCTGCGCCTGACCGGTGCGGGCAAATGGCTTGCCTTCGCCCTTTCGTCACTGATCTTTGTCTTCGCCTTCGCCGTTCCCTGTCTGCAACTCCTGCTCTGGGCCTGGAAAGCGGCAGGGCCTAACACCGCGCGTTATCTTCAGCTTGGCAAGGACACGCTGATACTCGGTTTGATGACGGCTGTGGCCACTTCCGCCGTCTCTCTCCTGCTGGCTTACGCCAGGCGCAGCAACCCCGGAACGGGCTGGATCATCCGCATCGCAACTCTCGGCTATGCCATGCCCGGGACAATCCTCGCCGTGGGCATCTTTATTCCAGCCGCCTTTATTGACAACACCATGCTCGATTTCATTGCCTCGGCGACCGGGGTGCCGATGAGCCCGTTTATCCAGGGTTCGCTGGCCCTGCTCGTCATTGCATACACGGTCCGTTTCCTGGCGGCAGGCTTCGGGTCCGTCGACAGCGCCATGCAACGCATCACGCCATCGGTCGTCGAAGCGGCCAGAACCATGGGCTGCCACGGTGCGGCGCTCGTCAGGCGTGTCCATCTGCCCATGACCCGCACCGGCATCCTCACGGCCGCAGTCCTTGTGCTCATCGACGTCATGAAGGAACTCCCCGTAACCCTCATGATGCGGCCTTTCGGGTGGGACACGCTGGCGGTGAAAATCTACGAATTCACTTCGGAAGGAGAATGGAAAATGGCGGCGACCCCGGCCCTTGTGCTGATCGCGGCGGGACTTGTACCCATCATGCTCCTGACCGGAAAAACCGAAACACGGAACAAATCATGA
- a CDS encoding Fe(3+) ABC transporter substrate-binding protein yields the protein MNKKFTLLLTLILALVSAIPAAAGDLVVYSARAEQLIKPLFDAYTAKTGVKIQYVTDKEPVLLERLKAEGERTPADMLITVDAGNLWLAGEAGVISPVQSATLAANIPDHLRDPGNRWFGLSLRARTIVYNTGQVKPADLTSYAALADPEWKDRLVLRTSKKVYNQSLVAALIAELGEAEAERVVAGWVANIPVAPFANDNQAMEAVAAGVGDVTIVNTYYFGKLMKEKPDAPLALFWPDQAGTGVHVNVSGAGITTHAKHREEAVKFLEWLSSGEAQSMFAALNMEYPANPSVPADSAVAAWGDFKASTLNVAKYGEYQTQAIKLMDRVGYK from the coding sequence GTGAACAAAAAATTTACCCTTTTGCTGACCCTGATTCTGGCCCTCGTGTCCGCCATCCCGGCTGCCGCAGGAGATTTGGTGGTTTATTCTGCACGGGCAGAGCAGCTCATCAAGCCTCTTTTCGATGCTTACACAGCCAAGACTGGTGTAAAAATCCAGTACGTGACCGACAAGGAACCGGTGCTCCTTGAGCGACTCAAGGCCGAGGGCGAACGCACCCCTGCCGACATGCTGATCACCGTCGATGCCGGCAACCTCTGGCTGGCGGGGGAGGCTGGCGTAATTTCGCCAGTGCAGTCCGCAACCCTTGCAGCCAACATTCCCGACCACCTCCGCGATCCCGGCAACAGGTGGTTTGGCTTGTCGCTGCGCGCCAGGACCATTGTCTACAACACCGGCCAGGTGAAGCCCGCCGACCTGACTTCGTACGCCGCCCTGGCAGACCCGGAATGGAAGGACAGGCTGGTGCTGCGCACATCCAAAAAGGTCTACAACCAGTCCCTCGTGGCGGCCCTGATTGCCGAACTCGGCGAAGCCGAAGCGGAACGCGTCGTCGCTGGCTGGGTCGCGAACATTCCCGTCGCACCCTTCGCCAATGACAACCAGGCCATGGAGGCCGTGGCTGCCGGCGTAGGCGACGTGACCATCGTAAACACCTATTATTTCGGAAAGTTGATGAAAGAGAAACCCGATGCACCGCTGGCTCTTTTCTGGCCCGATCAGGCCGGGACAGGCGTCCATGTCAACGTCTCAGGGGCCGGTATCACCACCCACGCCAAGCACAGGGAAGAGGCCGTAAAATTTCTCGAATGGCTCTCCTCCGGCGAGGCGCAATCCATGTTCGCAGCACTGAACATGGAATACCCTGCAAACCCCTCCGTGCCCGCCGATTCTGCGGTGGCCGCATGGGGCGACTTCAAGGCCAGCACCCTGAACGTGGCCAAATACGGTGAGTATCAGACCCAGGCCATCAAGCTCATGGACCGGGTCGGCTACAAATAA
- a CDS encoding phosphohydrolase has translation MTTAFHVLVVDDEPALREICEEALSGVGYDVTLAANGQDALCKLGTGAFDLVISDLRMPDMNGQDLLSQIRKHQLDVDFLVMTGYGTTETAVDIMKNGAADYIAKPFDIKHLLLRVRSILEQRRSRQEQEKLSSVVRMLNLSKRLGTQLNHVAVVEEFLIHLRENFSPDAICLLLPEMLERGPTLMQGSLFETNEVLRVFVTKLCERILRQGKSYLLDQFTLQQSSFNLSLFPGGFPYSVMAVPLDLPQKRIGVITLVRDRENHLYCEQDLQLLGVFASHTASSLQNSHLYSRLRTMNQDVIRSFAQAVELKDYYTRGHSERVAEYACRLGRTLGLGSKELDRLHIAGMLHDIGKIGIPDHILNKPGALTDAEYENMKRHSSMGREILGQVGAMNDVTEIIYHHHERMDGQGYPDGLMGDAVPFMARIICLVDSYEAMTSNRAYRQSLPLSKVMYALDRGAGTQWDKDLTAAWMSIVEQEQPGFSRQ, from the coding sequence ATGACTACAGCTTTTCATGTGCTGGTGGTGGATGACGAACCTGCGCTCAGGGAAATCTGCGAAGAGGCACTTTCCGGCGTCGGCTATGACGTGACCCTGGCCGCCAACGGGCAAGATGCTCTGTGCAAGCTCGGGACGGGTGCCTTTGATCTTGTCATCAGCGATTTGCGCATGCCCGACATGAACGGCCAGGATCTCTTGAGCCAGATACGCAAGCATCAGCTTGACGTGGATTTTCTGGTCATGACCGGCTACGGGACCACGGAAACCGCCGTGGACATCATGAAGAACGGCGCGGCTGACTACATCGCCAAGCCTTTCGACATCAAGCATCTGCTTTTGCGGGTGCGCTCCATTCTCGAACAGCGCCGGAGTCGTCAGGAACAGGAGAAGCTCTCCTCCGTGGTGCGCATGCTCAATCTGAGCAAGCGGCTCGGCACCCAGCTCAACCATGTGGCCGTGGTGGAGGAGTTCCTGATCCATCTGCGCGAGAATTTTTCCCCCGACGCGATCTGTCTGCTCCTGCCGGAAATGCTGGAGCGCGGCCCGACTCTCATGCAGGGCAGCCTTTTTGAAACCAACGAGGTGCTGCGCGTTTTCGTGACCAAGCTGTGCGAGCGGATTCTGCGCCAGGGCAAATCCTATCTTCTGGACCAGTTTACCCTGCAGCAATCTTCCTTCAATTTGTCCTTGTTCCCGGGTGGGTTTCCCTATTCGGTCATGGCCGTTCCGCTGGATCTGCCGCAGAAGCGCATCGGAGTCATCACCCTGGTTCGCGACAGGGAGAACCATCTCTATTGCGAGCAGGATCTGCAACTGCTGGGCGTGTTTGCCTCCCACACGGCATCTTCCCTGCAAAACTCCCACCTCTATTCGCGTCTGCGGACCATGAATCAGGATGTAATCCGCTCTTTCGCCCAGGCCGTGGAACTCAAGGATTATTACACCCGTGGGCACTCCGAGCGCGTGGCCGAGTATGCTTGCCGTCTGGGGCGCACGCTGGGGCTTGGAAGCAAGGAGCTTGATCGATTGCATATAGCAGGAATGCTTCATGATATTGGAAAAATCGGTATCCCGGACCATATCCTGAACAAGCCCGGCGCCCTGACCGATGCCGAATATGAGAACATGAAGCGTCACAGCTCCATGGGCCGAGAGATTCTTGGCCAGGTCGGTGCGATGAACGACGTGACGGAGATCATTTACCATCATCATGAGCGCATGGACGGCCAGGGCTATCCCGATGGCCTGATGGGTGACGCCGTGCCCTTCATGGCCCGCATCATCTGTCTGGTGGACAGTTACGAGGCCATGACCTCCAACCGCGCCTATCGCCAGTCCCTGCCCCTCAGCAAGGTCATGTACGCCCTGGACCGGGGAGCGGGCACGCAGTGGGACAAGGACCTGACCGCGGCCTGGATGTCCATTGTCGAACAGGAGCAGCCCGGATTTTCCCGGCAATGA
- a CDS encoding pseudouridine synthase translates to MTSSFFYSEELPPARLDKALALHLGFGLRRCRALIEAGQVLVDERPCAKGVIIRPGQHVRVTMPGDIAPACQDIRVVARNESFAALLKPGGLHTVAGRGASCLESCLPGLGLEGWELLNRLDHLTSGLVLAAGDQEAASAYKSWQDAGQVRKWYLALASGIVHGLDSRERILDDRRRVVRVTAEEDEPLRWTRARAVCEVDGDTLLLVKILKGRRHQIRAHLAHAGHALIGDPVYGAGEPGGLYLHHWRLEMPGFAAAHLPDWPCVHSVQVESLLSAFDSD, encoded by the coding sequence ATGACAAGTTCATTTTTCTATTCCGAAGAGCTTCCGCCTGCCCGACTGGACAAGGCTCTGGCCCTGCATCTGGGATTCGGCCTCCGACGCTGCCGGGCCCTGATCGAGGCAGGGCAGGTCCTGGTCGATGAGCGTCCGTGTGCCAAGGGCGTGATCATCCGGCCCGGGCAGCATGTCAGGGTGACGATGCCCGGGGATATCGCTCCCGCCTGTCAGGATATCCGTGTTGTCGCCCGCAACGAGAGCTTCGCGGCGCTGCTCAAGCCGGGCGGCCTGCATACGGTGGCGGGCCGGGGTGCGTCGTGCCTTGAATCCTGCCTGCCCGGGCTGGGGCTTGAGGGCTGGGAGCTGCTCAATCGGCTGGACCACTTGACCAGCGGGCTGGTTCTGGCTGCCGGCGATCAGGAGGCCGCGTCGGCTTACAAGAGCTGGCAGGACGCCGGGCAGGTCCGCAAGTGGTATCTGGCCTTGGCTAGCGGTATCGTCCATGGTCTGGATTCCCGGGAACGGATTCTGGATGACAGGCGCCGCGTCGTGCGAGTGACCGCGGAAGAGGACGAGCCTCTGCGCTGGACCCGGGCTCGTGCTGTGTGCGAGGTTGACGGCGACACGTTGCTGCTGGTGAAAATTTTGAAGGGCCGCAGGCATCAGATTCGTGCCCATCTCGCCCATGCCGGGCATGCGCTGATCGGTGATCCGGTCTATGGCGCAGGCGAGCCCGGCGGGCTTTATCTGCACCACTGGCGGCTTGAGATGCCGGGCTTCGCGGCCGCGCATTTGCCGGATTGGCCCTGTGTCCATTCCGTGCAGGTGGAGAGCCTTTTGTCCGCCTTTGATTCCGACTGA
- a CDS encoding DUF1499 domain-containing protein — MKKSCLAILVCLGLASCSVATGQGLEGGRLRPCPASPNCVTSEAPGGDVQSFELQGEDGWGRLRLAIVSQGGSIEREEEGYLHATFRSRVFGFVDDLECRLDGDVVQVRSASRLGWWDMGANRRRVEMLRRVLAATIPGEGS; from the coding sequence ATGAAAAAGTCCTGTCTGGCGATCCTTGTCTGTCTCGGTCTTGCCTCCTGTTCAGTGGCTACCGGCCAGGGTCTTGAAGGCGGCCGCCTGCGGCCATGCCCGGCCTCGCCCAACTGCGTCACTTCGGAAGCGCCCGGCGGTGACGTGCAGTCGTTTGAACTCCAGGGTGAAGATGGCTGGGGTCGTCTGCGTCTGGCCATAGTCTCCCAGGGTGGGAGCATCGAGCGCGAGGAAGAGGGGTATCTGCACGCGACCTTCCGTTCCCGCGTCTTCGGCTTTGTGGACGATCTGGAATGCAGGCTGGACGGGGACGTCGTTCAGGTCCGCTCGGCGTCCCGGTTAGGCTGGTGGGACATGGGGGCGAATCGACGCAGGGTGGAGATGCTGCGCAGGGTCTTGGCTGCAACGATTCCGGGCGAGGGGTCATGA